The following proteins come from a genomic window of Pararhodobacter sp.:
- a CDS encoding YIP1 family protein yields the protein MLRSYRTPRAVVRGLNQGSRREARILVYLMLACALFFVAQWPGIARSAQLDESQPFEARMSGALFGVMFIAPLVFYGIAGVLTLLLRVFVAKVDGFDIRLALFWALLVVSPLSLLQGLVTGIIGQGPQALATGIVIFAVFLMVLVAGLRVALEAALARG from the coding sequence ATGCTGCGCAGTTACCGCACCCCGCGCGCGGTGGTGCGCGGGCTCAATCAAGGGTCGCGTCGCGAGGCGCGAATCCTTGTGTATCTGATGCTGGCCTGCGCGCTGTTCTTTGTCGCGCAGTGGCCGGGGATTGCGCGTTCGGCGCAGTTGGACGAATCTCAACCCTTCGAGGCGCGCATGAGCGGCGCGCTGTTTGGCGTCATGTTCATCGCGCCCTTGGTGTTCTATGGCATCGCTGGCGTGCTCACGCTGCTCTTGCGCGTGTTCGTCGCCAAAGTTGACGGGTTTGACATACGCCTCGCGTTGTTCTGGGCGTTGCTGGTTGTCAGTCCTTTGTCGCTGTTGCAGGGATTGGTCACCGGGATCATTGGTCAAGGCCCGCAAGCCCTGGCGACCGGGATTGTCATTTTTGCCGTCTTCCTGATGGTGCTGGTTGCCGGTCTGCGGGTTGCCCTTGAAGCGGCGCTTGCGCGGGGCTAG
- a CDS encoding SufB/SufD family protein, whose translation MNTAVAHSPRAARFAARLVATEAALAPLQMPTSAAWLRRAREGAMARLKGMGLPEKRDEYWRYTDPARLLTSPAPSAKVFDASDEPAVFGAIDRLQLVFVDGVFDADASDDFASEGLEISRLAEVGQTDIHWSQELYGVLESEGHNPVARPLAALNSAMASDGVLIRATRRVERPVSLVYLRRDPGAEMVLHHVIRVESGAEMTLLESGPGAARSSIVMEAEIGDGGTLHHVRTMGRDHERVATTHIFARLGTASNLKSFTLSVNGALVRNEAMIWMHGADASAHIAGAAMGDGAFHHDDTVYVTHSAPNCESRQVFKKVLHNGAIGVFQGKIMVERAAQLTDGYQISQSLLMDERCQFLAKPELEIYADDVKCSHGSTSGEINPDQLFYLRARGVSEAEAKHLLILSFLSQALDEIARDDLADDMRVRLQGWLERHSD comes from the coding sequence ATGAACACCGCGGTTGCACACAGCCCCCGTGCGGCAAGGTTTGCCGCGCGGTTGGTGGCGACAGAGGCGGCATTGGCACCTTTGCAAATGCCCACTTCGGCAGCGTGGTTGAGGCGCGCCCGCGAAGGCGCGATGGCGCGGCTGAAAGGCATGGGATTGCCGGAAAAGCGCGACGAATACTGGCGCTATACGGATCCTGCACGGCTGCTCACCTCGCCGGCACCGTCGGCAAAGGTTTTCGATGCCTCCGATGAGCCCGCCGTCTTCGGGGCGATTGATCGGCTGCAATTGGTCTTTGTTGACGGGGTTTTCGATGCCGACGCATCAGACGATTTCGCCAGCGAAGGGTTGGAAATCAGCCGTCTGGCCGAAGTCGGTCAAACCGATATCCACTGGTCGCAAGAGCTTTATGGCGTGCTTGAGTCCGAGGGCCACAACCCGGTTGCGCGCCCCTTGGCGGCGCTGAATTCGGCAATGGCGAGTGACGGGGTCTTGATCCGCGCGACGCGGCGCGTTGAACGGCCGGTTTCGTTGGTGTATTTGCGTCGCGATCCCGGCGCCGAGATGGTTTTGCACCATGTCATTCGCGTCGAGTCCGGCGCGGAAATGACATTGCTGGAAAGCGGACCGGGTGCGGCGCGATCCTCGATCGTGATGGAAGCCGAGATTGGCGACGGTGGGACGCTGCATCACGTCCGCACCATGGGCCGCGACCATGAACGTGTCGCCACGACCCATATTTTCGCGCGTTTGGGTACGGCATCGAATTTGAAATCCTTCACGCTTTCGGTCAATGGCGCGTTGGTGCGCAACGAGGCCATGATCTGGATGCACGGCGCCGATGCCTCGGCCCATATCGCCGGGGCGGCGATGGGCGACGGTGCATTTCACCATGACGATACGGTGTATGTGACCCACTCGGCCCCCAATTGCGAAAGTCGCCAAGTGTTCAAGAAAGTCCTGCACAACGGCGCAATCGGCGTGTTTCAGGGCAAGATCATGGTCGAGCGGGCCGCGCAATTGACGGATGGCTATCAGATCAGCCAGTCATTGCTGATGGATGAGCGGTGTCAGTTTCTGGCCAAACCCGAGCTGGAGATCTACGCTGACGATGTGAAATGCTCGCACGGTTCGACCTCGGGCGAGATCAACCCTGATCAGTTGTTCTATCTTCGGGCGCGCGGCGTATCGGAGGCCGAGGCCAAACACTTGCTGATCCTGTCGTTCCTCAGTCAGGCGCTGGACGAAATTGCCCGCGACGATCTGGCCGACGATATGCGGGTGCGCCTGCAAGGTTGGCTGGAACGGCATAGCGACTGA
- the sufC gene encoding Fe-S cluster assembly ATPase SufC: MLNINNLHVELENEDKAILKGLTLNIEAGSVHAIMGPNGSGKSTLSYVLSGKDGYEVMSGSATLDGENLLDMAPEERAAAGLFLAFQYPVEIPGVGNMTFLRTAVNAQRKARGEPELSAGEFLKQVRAKAKELNIDADMLKRPVNVGFSGGEKKRNEILQMAMLEPRMCILDETDSGLDVDAMKLVADGVNALRSEGRAFLVITHYQRLLDHIKPDVVHILADGRIIKSGGPELALEVETNGYAGILAEVEA, from the coding sequence ATGTTGAACATCAACAACTTGCACGTCGAACTTGAGAATGAAGATAAAGCCATCCTCAAAGGTCTGACATTGAATATCGAGGCCGGCAGCGTCCATGCGATCATGGGGCCGAACGGATCGGGCAAATCGACGCTGTCCTATGTTCTGTCGGGCAAGGATGGCTACGAAGTCATGAGCGGTTCGGCGACCTTGGACGGCGAAAACCTGTTGGACATGGCCCCCGAAGAGCGTGCCGCCGCTGGCCTGTTCCTGGCGTTCCAATATCCGGTCGAAATTCCCGGGGTGGGTAACATGACCTTTTTGCGCACCGCGGTGAACGCGCAGCGCAAAGCGCGAGGTGAGCCGGAGTTGTCGGCGGGTGAGTTTCTGAAGCAGGTCCGCGCCAAGGCCAAGGAATTGAACATTGACGCGGACATGCTGAAGCGGCCGGTCAATGTTGGCTTCTCGGGTGGTGAGAAAAAGCGCAACGAGATCCTGCAAATGGCGATGTTGGAACCGCGGATGTGCATCCTCGATGAGACGGACTCGGGCCTCGACGTGGACGCCATGAAGCTGGTTGCGGATGGCGTGAATGCGCTGCGCTCGGAAGGACGCGCCTTTCTGGTGATCACCCATTATCAGCGGTTGCTCGATCATATCAAACCGGATGTCGTTCATATTCTGGCCGACGGTCGGATCATCAAATCGGGCGGGCCTGAGCTGGCGCTGGAGGTGGAAACCAATGGCTATGCGGGCATCTTGGCTGAGGTAGAGGCATGA
- the sufB gene encoding Fe-S cluster assembly protein SufB → MAALDKSVEVRDGVDRETVETVQSMAGKYKHGWETEIEMEFAPKGLNEDIVRLISAKNGEPEWMTEWRLQAYRRWLEMESPDWAMLEIPEIDYQDQYYYAKPKSMMEKPKSLDDVDPKLLATYAKLGIPLQEQAVLAGVEGAELPRKVAVDAVFDSVSVGTTFKDELKKAGVIFCSITEAVREYPDLVRKYLGTVVPMSDNYFATLNCAVFTDGSFVYVPEGVRCPMELSTYFRINAENTGQFERTLIIAEKGAYVSYLEGCTAPKRDTTQLHAAVVEIVILEDAEVKYSTVQNWYPGDEEGKGGIYNFVTKRADCREDRAKVMWTQVETGSAITWKYPSCILRGDDTSGEFYSIAITNNWQQADTGTKMIHLGKNSKSRIVSKGISAGHAQNTYRGLVSMHPKALNSRNYTQCDSLLIGDLCGAHTVPYIEVRNASSRVEHEATTSKVDDDQLFYCRQRGMDEEEAVALVVNGFCRDVLQALPMEFAMEAQALVAISLEGSVG, encoded by the coding sequence ATGGCAGCTTTGGACAAATCGGTTGAGGTGCGTGACGGCGTCGATCGCGAGACGGTGGAAACCGTGCAGTCGATGGCCGGCAAATACAAGCACGGCTGGGAAACCGAGATCGAAATGGAGTTTGCCCCCAAAGGGTTGAACGAAGACATCGTGCGCTTGATTTCCGCCAAGAATGGCGAGCCCGAGTGGATGACCGAGTGGCGCTTGCAGGCGTATCGTCGCTGGCTAGAGATGGAATCCCCCGACTGGGCGATGCTGGAAATCCCTGAAATCGATTATCAGGACCAGTATTACTACGCCAAACCCAAGAGCATGATGGAAAAACCCAAGTCGCTGGATGACGTCGATCCAAAGCTGTTGGCGACTTATGCCAAACTTGGGATTCCCTTGCAGGAACAAGCAGTTCTGGCGGGTGTTGAAGGTGCGGAACTGCCGCGTAAAGTCGCCGTGGATGCCGTGTTTGACTCGGTCAGTGTTGGCACGACGTTCAAGGATGAGCTTAAAAAGGCCGGTGTGATCTTCTGTTCGATCACCGAAGCGGTGCGGGAATATCCGGACTTGGTGAGGAAATACCTTGGCACGGTTGTGCCAATGTCAGACAATTATTTCGCAACCTTGAACTGCGCGGTTTTCACCGATGGTTCCTTTGTGTACGTCCCCGAGGGGGTGCGCTGCCCGATGGAGCTGAGCACCTATTTCCGGATCAACGCCGAAAATACCGGCCAGTTCGAACGCACGCTGATCATCGCCGAAAAGGGCGCGTATGTCTCCTATCTCGAGGGATGTACGGCCCCCAAGCGCGACACGACGCAGCTTCATGCGGCCGTGGTCGAGATCGTGATTCTGGAGGATGCCGAGGTCAAATACTCGACGGTTCAGAACTGGTATCCGGGCGACGAAGAGGGCAAGGGCGGCATTTACAACTTCGTGACCAAACGTGCCGACTGCCGCGAGGACCGCGCGAAAGTGATGTGGACGCAGGTCGAAACCGGTTCGGCGATCACCTGGAAATACCCGTCCTGCATTTTGCGCGGTGATGATACCTCGGGTGAATTCTACTCGATCGCGATCACCAACAACTGGCAGCAGGCCGATACCGGCACCAAGATGATCCATCTGGGCAAGAACTCCAAGTCGCGGATCGTGTCCAAGGGGATTTCCGCGGGACACGCGCAGAATACGTATCGTGGTCTAGTTAGTATGCATCCCAAGGCCTTGAATTCGCGCAACTATACGCAATGCGACAGTCTGCTGATCGGCGATCTTTGTGGCGCGCACACCGTGCCATACATCGAGGTGCGTAACGCATCGAGCCGCGTGGAGCATGAAGCGACAACCTCGAAAGTGGACGACGACCAACTGTTTTACTGCCGCCAGCGCGGCATGGACGAAGAGGAAGCCGTGGCATTGGTGGTCAATGGATTCTGCCGCGATGTGTTGCAGGCCCTGCCGATGGAATTTGCCATGGAAGCTCAGGCGCTTGTTGCCATTTCTCTCGAAGGATCGGTCGGGTGA
- a CDS encoding cysteine desulfurase family protein: MSTRVYLDWNASTPLRAEAKAAMIAALDVTGNASSIHAEGRVVRGLIERARAQVAAALGADGADIVFTSGATEAAALACAGRDLHCAGIEHDAVAAWCQTDVPTAPSGQVTLSDPARSALQLANSETGVVQDLPTGLAVSDLTQAFGKLPFAFNWLGVDMGLVSAHKLGGPKGVGAVAIRQGLDVKAQIKGGGQEMGRRAGTENLLGIVGFGAAAEAAARDLADGEWDKIAQVRNILEQALEADCPGVIFLGKDQPRLPNTICMIAPGWKGETQVMAMDLAGFAVSAGSACSSGKVSVSRVLRAMGHSDINAGSALRVSFGPETRTEDVLRFAATYAKAWARTRDRLQQAGSNLPRHKTG, from the coding sequence ATGAGCACACGCGTCTATCTCGATTGGAACGCCAGCACCCCGCTGCGAGCCGAGGCCAAGGCCGCGATGATCGCCGCCTTGGACGTGACCGGCAATGCGAGTTCGATTCATGCCGAAGGCCGCGTCGTGCGGGGCTTGATCGAACGCGCACGGGCGCAAGTCGCCGCGGCTTTGGGGGCGGACGGGGCGGATATCGTGTTCACCTCGGGAGCAACCGAGGCGGCGGCCTTGGCCTGCGCCGGGCGCGACCTGCATTGTGCGGGCATCGAGCATGATGCCGTCGCGGCCTGGTGCCAGACGGACGTGCCAACCGCACCCTCGGGCCAAGTGACCCTGAGCGACCCGGCCCGGTCGGCGCTTCAATTGGCCAATTCCGAAACCGGTGTGGTTCAGGACCTGCCGACCGGACTGGCGGTCAGTGATCTGACCCAGGCCTTTGGCAAGCTGCCTTTCGCCTTCAACTGGCTGGGCGTCGATATGGGTTTGGTCAGCGCGCACAAGCTTGGTGGCCCCAAGGGCGTCGGGGCTGTGGCAATCCGGCAAGGCCTTGATGTGAAAGCGCAAATCAAAGGTGGCGGACAAGAGATGGGGCGCCGTGCCGGGACCGAGAACCTGCTGGGCATCGTCGGATTCGGGGCCGCCGCCGAAGCCGCCGCCCGCGATCTTGCGGATGGGGAGTGGGACAAAATCGCGCAGGTCCGAAATATTCTGGAACAGGCTCTGGAAGCGGACTGCCCAGGGGTTATCTTTCTTGGCAAGGACCAGCCTCGGCTGCCGAACACGATCTGCATGATCGCCCCGGGCTGGAAAGGCGAGACGCAGGTCATGGCCATGGATTTGGCCGGGTTCGCGGTTTCCGCGGGGTCAGCCTGTTCCTCGGGCAAGGTCTCGGTCAGCCGGGTTCTGCGGGCGATGGGGCACAGCGACATCAACGCCGGATCGGCCTTGCGCGTGTCCTTCGGCCCGGAGACGCGCACCGAGGACGTGCTACGATTTGCGGCGACCTATGCCAAGGCTTGGGCTCGGACGCGCGATAGACTTCAACAGGCAGGTTCAAACCTGCCGCGACACAAGACGGGATGA
- a CDS encoding Rrf2 family transcriptional regulator gives MKLSTKGRYAMVAMVDLALLVRSSGGKHVSLAEIARRQDVSQAYLEQLFVKLRRAGLVESVRGPGGGYRLARDADNIRVSEVLEAVEETVNAMALGAGASGGVSGSQAQSMTNRLWESLSAQVYVFLHQTTLADIAGNTLKPCPAVPGLFQVTI, from the coding sequence ATGAAGCTCTCGACGAAAGGCCGCTATGCGATGGTTGCGATGGTCGATCTGGCCCTTTTGGTGCGCAGTTCGGGCGGAAAGCATGTTTCGCTGGCGGAAATTGCCCGCCGCCAAGATGTCTCGCAAGCGTATCTGGAACAGCTTTTTGTGAAATTGCGCCGGGCAGGGTTGGTCGAATCGGTGCGCGGGCCGGGCGGTGGCTATCGTCTGGCGCGTGATGCGGACAATATTCGCGTGTCCGAAGTGTTGGAAGCGGTCGAGGAAACCGTCAACGCCATGGCCTTGGGGGCCGGGGCGTCGGGCGGGGTGTCGGGCAGCCAGGCGCAATCCATGACCAATCGCCTGTGGGAGAGCCTGTCGGCGCAGGTCTATGTGTTCCTGCACCAGACCACGTTGGCCGACATTGCCGGAAACACGCTGAAACCGTGCCCCGCCGTGCCGGGATTGTTTCAGGTGACCATATGA
- a CDS encoding alpha/beta hydrolase: protein MPEVIFAGPDGRLEGRYHPQPNRDAPIAVVLHPHPQFGGTMNNKVVYNLHYAFHQMGFSVLRFNFRGVGRSQGEYDQGIGELSDAAAALDYLQSMNQNSRHCWVAGFSFGAWIGMQLLMRRPDITGFVSVAPPANLYDFSFLAPCPASGLIINGTADRIAPPKDVANLVSKLHEQKGITITHTEIEGSDHFFRDEEAYMNPMLEHVKTYVSRRLTEATR from the coding sequence ATGCCCGAAGTGATTTTTGCTGGCCCTGATGGCCGCCTCGAAGGCCGCTATCACCCTCAACCGAATCGTGACGCACCGATTGCCGTTGTGTTGCATCCGCATCCGCAGTTTGGCGGAACGATGAACAACAAGGTGGTCTATAACCTGCATTACGCGTTCCACCAGATGGGGTTCTCGGTGCTGCGGTTCAATTTTCGCGGTGTCGGTCGCAGCCAAGGCGAGTATGACCAAGGGATTGGCGAACTCAGCGATGCCGCCGCCGCCTTGGATTATCTGCAATCCATGAACCAGAACAGCCGTCATTGCTGGGTGGCGGGGTTCAGCTTTGGCGCGTGGATCGGGATGCAGTTGCTGATGCGCCGTCCGGACATCACCGGGTTCGTGTCGGTGGCGCCTCCGGCCAATCTTTATGACTTCAGCTTCCTGGCGCCCTGCCCTGCGTCGGGCCTGATCATCAACGGCACCGCCGACCGTATCGCGCCCCCCAAGGACGTGGCCAATCTGGTGTCCAAGCTGCATGAGCAGAAGGGCATCACGATCACCCACACCGAGATCGAAGGGTCGGATCACTTCTTCCGCGACGAGGAGGCTTATATGAATCCCATGCTGGAGCATGTGAAGACCTATGTGAGCCGCCGCCTGACCGAGGCCACACGGTAA